One window from the genome of Garra rufa chromosome 1, GarRuf1.0, whole genome shotgun sequence encodes:
- the cyth3b gene encoding cytohesin-3, whose protein sequence is MDEDNQVPEDLSLEERDELSNIRRRKKELLDDIERLKFEIAEVMTEIEQLTCVGESKTTQRNKQIAMGRKKFNMDPKKGIQFLLENDLLQQTPEDIAQFLYKGEGLNKTVIGDYLGERDDFNIKVLQAFVELHEFADLNLVQALRQFLWSFRLPGEAQKIDRMMEAFASRYCQCNPGVFQSTDTCYVLSFAIIMLNTSLHNPNVRDKPAVERFISMNRGINDGGDLPEELLRNLYESIKSEPFKIPEDDGNDLTHTFFNPDREGWLLKLGGRVKTWKRRWFILTDNCLYYFEYTTDKEPRGIIPLENLSIREVEEPRKPNCFELYNPNHKGQVIKACKTEADGRVVEGNHVVYRISAPTPEEKEEWIKSIKASISRDPFYDMLATRKRRIANKK, encoded by the exons TACCTGAAGATCTGTCCTTAGAGGAGAGAGACGAGCTGTCCAACATACGACGCAGGAAAAAAGAACTGCTTGATGATATTGAG CGGCTGAAGTTTGAGATCGCTGAAGTGATGACAGAAATCGAGCAGCTCACGTGTGTGGGCGAGAG CaaaacaacacagagaaacaaacaaATTGCAATGGGAAGAAAGAAATTCAACATGGACCCCAAAAAA GGGATCCAGTTTCTTCTGGAGAACGACCTCCTGCAACAGACCCCTGAAGACATCGCTCAGTTCCTCTATAAAGGCGAAGGCTTGAACAAAACTGTTATCGGGGATTACTTGGGGGAGCG GGATGACTTCAACATCAAAGTGCTCCAGGCTTTTGTAGAGCTCCATGAATTTGCTGACCTCAACCTCGTCCAGGCTCTGAG GCAGTTTCTCTGGAGTTTCAGGCTTCCTGGTGAGGCCCAGAAGATTGACAGAATGATGGAAGCGTTTGCGTCTCGGTACTGCCAGTGCAACCCTGGAGTCTTTCAGTCCACAG ACACATGTTATGTCCTGTCCTTTGCCATTATTATGTTAAACACCAGTCTTCACAACCCCAACGTCAGGGACAAACCCGCCGTAGAGCGTTTCATCTCCATGAACAGAGGCATTAATGACGGAGGAGACCTGCCAGAGGAGCTGCTCCGG AACCTGTACGAGAGCATCAAGAGCGAGCCCTTCAAAATCCCAGAGGATGATGGCAACGACCTCACACACACGTTCTTCAACCCGGACAGAGAGGGCTGGCTGCTCAAGTTAG GTGGACGTGTAAAAACTTGGAAGAGGAGATGGTTTATTCTGACCGACAACTGCTTGTACTATTTTGAGTATACAACA GACAAGGAACCACGTGGAATCATTCCTCTCGAGAACCTCAGCATCAGAGAGGTGGAGGAACCACGGAAACCT AACTGCTTCGAGTTGTACAATCCCAACCATAAAGGCCAGGTGATCAAGGCGTGTAAGACAGAGGCAGACGGAAGGGTGGTGGAGGGAAACCACGTCGTCTACAGGATATCAGCACCCACACCAGAGGAGAAAGAAGAATGGATCAAATCCATTAA AGCGAGCATCAGCCGGGACCCCTTCTACGACATGCTGGCCACCAGGAAGAGACGTATCGCCAACAAGAAGTGA